One genomic window of Elaeis guineensis isolate ETL-2024a chromosome 2, EG11, whole genome shotgun sequence includes the following:
- the LOC140855273 gene encoding LOW QUALITY PROTEIN: uncharacterized protein (The sequence of the model RefSeq protein was modified relative to this genomic sequence to represent the inferred CDS: inserted 1 base in 1 codon), translating to MGEDYNPFSARHKEHEEQVYYRQLGEDDDIQEIPPSSNKSTGNVLPTRGKNIEGGKEKQLGTIGNYFMPRTTPGAQPTIKSLLQNKEAVERCDLAVAKWMIDAYVPFNAVNSKYYQCMIDAIASMGPGYKAPNFHSVRGYLLTKNVDEVKKYVESFRATWKKTGCTIMADGWTDQCRRTLINFLVYCPRGTVFLKSVDASDTSKTADMLYKLFKEIVMSVGFENVVHVVTDNAANYVAAGKKLEQDFPTLFWSPCAAHCLNLIMQDIGKLVSVKNTVAHAAGITKYIYNHCYPLYLMRKFTGGKEIIRPAPTRFATNFIALQSILGHKDALRAMVTSREWTTSAYAKDSKGKKLTDDVLNSLFWNECATIVKLTEPLIRVLRIVDSDDRPSMGYLYHAMHQTRDEMIKRFRRRKIVVEPYLRIVDSRWDLQLHQNLHAAEFWLNPCFQYDSELMDKHPRSXSGLLDVIERYSFGNPTLQGNLTNEMRLFRNAENDFGRSSAINDRSRLAPDEWWVTYGSCAPNLQKLAIRVLSQTCSASGCERNWSIFEHIHSKKRNRLEHQRLNDLVFVHYNLRLQQR from the exons ATGGGTGAAGATTACAATCCCTTTAGTGCAAGGCATAAGGAACATGAGGAACAAGTATATTATAGGCAATTAGGTGAAGATGATGACATACAAGAAATTCCTCCCTCATCAAACAAGTCTACGGGTAATGTATTACCTacaagaggtaaaaatatagaaggTGGAAAAGAAAAACAACTAGGAACAATTGGAAATTATTTCATGCCCAGAACAACTCCTGGTGCTCAACCAACTATAAAAAGCTTGTTGCAAAACAAAGAAGCAGTTGAAAGGTGTGATCTTGCAGTGGCAAAATGGATGATAGATGCATATGTGCCATTTAATGCTGTCAACTCTAAGTATTATCAGTGCATGATAGACGCAATAGCTAGTATGGGGCCGGGTTACAAAGCTCCAAATTTTCATTCTGTTCGTGGTTATTTGTTAACCAAGAATGTTGATGAGGTGAAAAAGTATGTTGAAAGCTTTCGTGCCACATGGAAGAAAACAGGATGCACAATCATGGCTGATGGATGGACAGATCAGTGTAGGAGaactttgattaattttttagtttattgtCCTAGAGGGACCGTATTTTTGAAAAGTGTGGATGCTTCAGATACCTCAAAGACAGCTGATATGTTGTATAAGTTGTTCAAAGAAATTGTCATGTCCGTTGGTTTTGAAAATGTGGTTCATGTAGTGACTGATAATGCTGCAAACTATGTTGCTGCAGGTAAAAAGTTGGAGCAAGACTTTCCTACACTTTTTTGGTCACCTTGTGCTGCTCATTGTCTTAATCTCATCATGCAAGACATTGGCAAGTTAGTTTCAGTGAAGAACACCGTAGCCCATGCTGCAGGTAtcacaaaatatatttataatcattgtTATCCTTTATATTTGATGAGAAAATTTACTGGTGGAAAGGAGATAATTCGTCCGGCACCTACACGTTTTGCTACCAATTTTATTGCTTTACAAAGCATATTGGGCCACAAAGATGCATTAAGAGCAATGGTGACTTCTAGAGAGTGGACAACTTCAGCTTATGCTAAAGATAGTAAAGGAAAAAAGCTCACCGATGACGTGCTTAATTCTCTTTTTTGGAATGAATGTGCTACCATTGTTAAACTAACAGAGCCTTTAATTCGAGTTTTGAGGATTGTTGACAGTGATGATAGACCTTCAATGGGTTACTTGTATCATGCTATGCATCAAACTAGAGATGAAATGATCAAGAGATTTAGAAGGAGAAAGATTGTAGTTGAACCTTATTTGAGAATAGTTGATTCTCGGTGGGATTTGCAATTacaccaaaatcttcatgcagcTGAGTTTTGGTTGAATCCCTGTTTTCAATATGACTCAGAACTTATGGATAAACATCCTCGTA TTTCTGGACTCTTAGATGTCATAGAGAGATATTCATTTGGTAATCCAACCTTGCAGGGGAACTTAACTAATGAGATGAGATTATTTAGAAATGCAGAAAATGACTTTGGACGCTCATCGGCTATAAATGATCGAAGTCGCTTGGCTCCAG ATGAATGGTGGGTCACCTATGGAAGTTGTGCACCTAATTTGCAAAAGTTAGCTATTCGTGTTTTAAGCCAAACTTGTAGTGCATCCGGGTGCGAGAGAAATTGGAGCATCTTCGAACATATTCattctaaaaagagaaataggttaGAGCATCAAAGGCTTAATGATCTAGTATTTGTACACTATAATTTGAGACTACAACAAAGGTAA